A region from the Xenopus laevis strain J_2021 chromosome 4S, Xenopus_laevis_v10.1, whole genome shotgun sequence genome encodes:
- the atp6v1g3.S gene encoding V-type proton ATPase subunit G 3-like gives MTSQSRGIQQLLQAEKRAKDKLEETKKRKNKRLRQAKEEATAEIDQYKLNREADFRHIQTSVMGSQGNLAVKIEEQTVEKVQIYNSSYHKYKEGILKELLDLAYNIKPELHTNYKYKVQ, from the exons ATGACCAGCCAGTCCCGGGGCATCCAGCAACTTCTCCAGGCAGAGAAACGGGCAAAGGACAAGTTAGAGGAAACAAAGAAAC GAAAAAACAAGCGCTTGCGGCAAGCGAAGGAAGAGGCAACGGCAGAAATTGACCAGTACAAGTTAAATAGAGAAGCAGACTTCCGGCACATCCAGACATCT GTGATGGGGTCCCAGGGTAACCTGGCAGTGAAGATAGAGGAACAAACTGTCGAGAAGGTTCAGATCTACAATTCCAGTTACCATAAATACAAGGAGGGCATATTAAAAGAACTGCTGGATTTAGCATACAATATAAAACCAGAACTCCACACAAATTACAAATACAAGGTTCAATAA